A genomic stretch from Edaphobacter aggregans includes:
- a CDS encoding IS110 family transposase yields MKKPTQHLIAEVPRRQARTELTIGIDLGDVWSHYCTLNQDGEVIDRGRFRTTAKAIEKWFKDLPPTRVAMEAGVHSIWISEQLQELGHEVIVANVRELRAISHSDRKSDQVDAEKLARYARLDPEILRPISHRTVEQQEALTLIRARELLVRLRTAAVNAVRGLTKACGYRMPASSTKCFAQRGQAAMPPGLQLALGPVLEQIAAMTLKIKQYDREIQRMTQTEYAETQPLLTIHGIGHITALTFVLTLGDKQRFGRSRDVGCYLGLRPRRSQSGERDPQLGITKAGNAYLRSLLIECANHILRPHGRDSALRQWGLHLAARGGKQAKNKAVVAVARKLAVLLHRLWITQEFYIPFHAEAA; encoded by the coding sequence ATGAAGAAGCCGACGCAGCACCTCATCGCGGAAGTTCCACGCAGGCAAGCCAGGACCGAGCTCACGATTGGTATCGACCTTGGCGATGTCTGGAGCCATTACTGCACTCTCAACCAGGACGGCGAAGTCATTGACCGAGGCCGCTTCCGAACCACAGCCAAGGCGATCGAGAAGTGGTTCAAGGATCTGCCTCCAACACGCGTAGCGATGGAGGCCGGCGTCCATTCGATCTGGATCAGCGAGCAACTGCAGGAACTCGGTCACGAAGTGATCGTAGCGAATGTGCGCGAGCTCCGGGCCATTTCTCACAGTGATCGCAAGAGCGACCAGGTCGATGCAGAGAAGCTGGCCCGGTACGCGCGTCTCGATCCAGAGATTCTTCGGCCGATCTCTCATCGCACTGTCGAACAGCAAGAGGCTCTCACCCTGATCCGTGCGCGAGAGCTTCTCGTTCGACTTCGCACCGCAGCTGTGAACGCCGTGCGCGGACTGACGAAGGCCTGCGGCTATCGTATGCCGGCCTCATCCACGAAGTGTTTTGCTCAGCGCGGCCAGGCCGCGATGCCGCCAGGACTCCAGCTGGCACTCGGTCCGGTGCTCGAACAGATCGCGGCGATGACGCTGAAGATCAAGCAGTACGACCGGGAGATCCAACGGATGACTCAGACTGAGTATGCTGAGACACAGCCTCTGCTGACCATCCACGGCATCGGTCATATCACTGCTCTCACGTTCGTCCTGACGCTAGGCGACAAGCAACGCTTCGGACGTAGTCGAGACGTGGGCTGCTATCTGGGCCTGCGGCCCAGACGAAGTCAGTCAGGCGAACGCGATCCGCAACTCGGCATCACCAAGGCAGGCAACGCTTATCTTCGAAGCCTGCTGATTGAGTGCGCCAACCACATCCTTCGACCTCATGGAAGAGACTCTGCACTGCGACAATGGGGCCTGCATCTGGCCGCCCGAGGCGGCAAGCAGGCTAAGAATAAGGCGGTGGTGGCTGTAGCACGGAAGCTGGCTGTCTTGCTCCATCGCCTCTGGATCACTCAAGAGTTCTACATCCCGTTCCACGCGGAAGCAGCCTGA
- a CDS encoding aldo/keto reductase: METRKLGALEVSELGFGCMNLATTYGPAAPIDDAIKVIREAHRNGVTFFDTAEVYGPYTSETIVGGAVEPFRNEVKIATKFGFNLTEKSGLDSRPNTSSGWWTDVSSVSGQTTSISSINIGSIPMSRLRMSQAL, encoded by the coding sequence ATGGAAACGAGAAAGCTGGGAGCACTGGAAGTATCGGAACTCGGATTCGGGTGCATGAACCTGGCCACCACTTACGGTCCGGCGGCGCCCATCGACGACGCCATCAAGGTCATCCGTGAGGCGCACAGGAACGGCGTGACATTCTTCGATACAGCGGAAGTGTATGGACCGTACACGAGCGAGACCATTGTTGGCGGTGCGGTTGAACCTTTTCGCAACGAAGTGAAGATTGCGACCAAATTTGGCTTCAATCTCACGGAGAAGAGCGGTTTGGACAGCCGGCCGAACACATCAAGTGGATGGTGGACGGATGTCTCAAGCGTCTCCGGACAGACCACATCGATCTCTTCTATCAACATCGGATCGATCCCAATGTCCCGATTGAGGATGTCGCAGGCGCTGTGA
- a CDS encoding HNH endonuclease produces the protein MTANTYNGTPDILGQFICLLMRKAEMRYWWVNQNQTHRQEISGGYLWSPKRAQGDRRNPFYESMREVSPGDLVFSFFDTLIYGIGIALSNCYESPRPEEFGGVGMNWERIGWKIRVNFIEMQHKVRPKKHMDVLSAVLPGKYSPLQASGNGNQGIYLTELSAHFAEVLIGLIGRQAEELVQASAQQPALIRPPAEKADMEVWEHHLEQTIEEAEDIPETDRESLIIARRGQGLFKERVLRIERFCRVTKVERLEHLRASHCKPWRDSNNEERLNGENGLLLTPSIDHLFDRGFISFEDAGRLIISPVAHRESLRRMGIETEQTVNVGAFSEGQRTFLDFHRNSVLLQAQR, from the coding sequence TTGACAGCGAACACGTATAACGGGACTCCTGATATTCTTGGCCAATTTATTTGTCTGCTAATGAGAAAGGCCGAAATGCGTTATTGGTGGGTGAATCAGAACCAGACGCATCGGCAGGAGATCAGCGGAGGGTATCTCTGGTCTCCTAAACGCGCACAAGGCGACAGGCGCAATCCTTTTTATGAATCCATGCGAGAGGTATCCCCCGGAGACCTCGTCTTCTCGTTTTTCGACACGCTCATTTATGGGATTGGGATAGCCCTTTCCAATTGTTATGAAAGTCCTCGACCCGAGGAATTTGGCGGCGTGGGCATGAATTGGGAGCGGATCGGGTGGAAAATCCGTGTGAACTTTATCGAGATGCAACATAAGGTTCGACCGAAGAAACATATGGATGTCCTCAGCGCGGTTTTGCCCGGCAAATACTCACCTCTACAAGCTTCAGGGAATGGAAATCAAGGAATCTATTTGACTGAGTTATCTGCGCATTTCGCCGAGGTGCTCATCGGCTTGATCGGGCGACAGGCGGAAGAACTCGTCCAAGCATCGGCTCAGCAACCCGCACTGATCCGGCCCCCAGCGGAAAAAGCCGATATGGAAGTGTGGGAGCATCACCTCGAACAGACGATCGAGGAAGCTGAGGATATTCCAGAGACAGACCGTGAATCTCTCATCATTGCCCGTCGAGGTCAGGGGCTGTTCAAAGAGCGGGTATTGCGAATCGAGCGGTTCTGTAGAGTGACGAAGGTGGAAAGGCTCGAACATCTCCGCGCAAGCCACTGCAAGCCGTGGCGGGATTCAAATAATGAAGAGAGGCTGAATGGAGAGAATGGACTGTTACTGACGCCATCCATCGATCATCTCTTTGACCGAGGTTTTATCAGTTTCGAGGATGCCGGGAGGCTCATTATCTCGCCTGTCGCCCATCGGGAATCCCTACGGCGGATGGGAATTGAAACTGAACAGACAGTGAATGTTGGTGCGTTCAGCGAAGGCCAACGGACATTTCTCGACTTCCACCGCAATTCGGTGCTACTTCAAGCACAGCGTTAA
- a CDS encoding multiprotein-bridging factor 1 family protein gives MTRATFTEKAERFRELLVAAREESGLTQVQVAERLRKPQSYVSKIERGERRLDIIEFFELAEILKIDPIEFLQTLQRKH, from the coding sequence GTGACTCGCGCTACTTTTACCGAAAAGGCCGAACGGTTCAGAGAGCTTCTCGTGGCAGCGAGGGAAGAGTCCGGGTTGACGCAGGTACAGGTCGCAGAGAGACTGAGAAAACCTCAGTCGTACGTTTCAAAGATTGAGCGCGGCGAACGAAGGCTCGACATCATCGAGTTCTTCGAACTAGCTGAGATCCTGAAAATCGACCCCATTGAGTTTCTTCAAACTCTTCAGCGGAAGCATTGA
- a CDS encoding AlpA family transcriptional regulator: MATEVPSFPTRKKLLRRQQVEEMTGLSCSTIYRKMEQGEFPRPVSLTRNSVRWVEAEVLAWMDTLAPTQPTIRIEGRARRASSK, encoded by the coding sequence ATGGCCACTGAGGTACCCAGCTTTCCAACTCGAAAGAAGCTCCTGCGTCGCCAGCAGGTAGAGGAGATGACGGGCCTGTCATGCTCAACGATCTATCGCAAAATGGAACAGGGCGAGTTTCCTCGCCCTGTCAGTCTTACGCGGAACTCCGTCCGCTGGGTGGAAGCTGAAGTGCTCGCATGGATGGATACGCTCGCGCCCACTCAGCCAACGATACGGATTGAAGGTCGCGCCCGCCGCGCCTCATCCAAGTAG
- the ispG gene encoding flavodoxin-dependent (E)-4-hydroxy-3-methylbut-2-enyl-diphosphate synthase, whose product MPEIQRRGAVTVNIGGVRVGSSAPVVVQSMTNTDTADVESTVQQVAALARAGSEMVRVTVNNDEAAKAVPYIVEGIARKGWTTPIIGDFHYNGHLLLKKYPEAARALAKYRINPGNVSIGRKDDDNFRTMVEVAVEHQKPVRIGVNWGSLDQALLTKMMDENSKSADPLPARDVMMEAMVVSALDNAAAAERYGLRRDQIVLSAKVSGVRDLIDVYTELAKRCDYALHLGLTEAGMGMKGVVASAAGLAPLLLSGIGDTIRVSLTPTPGGDRSEEVRCGQQILQSLGIRSFMPQVTSCPGCGRTTSTYFQELAERIQGYLVEQMPEWKKQYAGVEELKLAVMGCIVNGPGESKHANIGISLPGTFEEPKAPVYVDGKLFTTLKGDRIVEEFQAILDEYVEKRYGRVLVEA is encoded by the coding sequence ATGCCTGAGATACAGCGTCGTGGTGCGGTAACGGTAAATATTGGTGGGGTGCGGGTGGGGTCGAGTGCGCCGGTTGTGGTGCAGTCGATGACGAACACGGATACCGCGGACGTCGAGAGTACGGTGCAGCAGGTGGCGGCTCTGGCGCGTGCCGGGTCAGAGATGGTTCGCGTGACCGTGAACAATGATGAGGCTGCTAAGGCTGTTCCCTACATTGTTGAAGGGATCGCGAGGAAGGGTTGGACTACGCCAATCATTGGGGACTTCCACTACAACGGGCATCTTCTGTTGAAGAAGTATCCCGAGGCTGCCCGGGCGCTAGCGAAGTATCGGATCAATCCGGGTAATGTGTCGATCGGTCGAAAGGATGACGATAATTTTCGGACGATGGTTGAGGTTGCGGTGGAGCATCAGAAGCCGGTGCGGATTGGGGTGAACTGGGGTTCGCTCGATCAGGCGCTGCTGACGAAGATGATGGATGAGAATTCGAAGTCGGCCGATCCCCTTCCCGCTCGCGATGTGATGATGGAGGCGATGGTGGTGTCGGCTCTGGATAATGCGGCTGCGGCGGAGCGGTATGGGCTGCGGCGCGACCAGATTGTGCTGTCTGCGAAGGTCTCGGGTGTTCGTGATTTGATTGATGTTTATACCGAGTTGGCGAAGCGCTGCGACTATGCGCTGCATCTTGGGCTGACCGAGGCCGGCATGGGGATGAAGGGAGTTGTGGCTTCGGCTGCCGGGCTGGCTCCTTTGCTGCTCTCGGGGATCGGGGACACGATCCGGGTTAGTTTGACGCCTACTCCGGGTGGGGACCGGTCGGAGGAGGTTCGGTGTGGACAGCAGATTCTGCAGTCGCTGGGGATTCGCAGCTTTATGCCGCAGGTGACTAGCTGCCCTGGGTGCGGGCGGACTACTTCGACCTACTTCCAGGAGCTGGCGGAGCGGATTCAGGGTTATCTGGTTGAGCAGATGCCGGAGTGGAAGAAGCAGTATGCGGGTGTCGAGGAGCTGAAGCTGGCTGTGATGGGCTGCATCGTGAATGGGCCGGGCGAGTCGAAGCACGCGAATATTGGCATCTCGCTGCCGGGGACATTTGAAGAGCCCAAGGCTCCGGTTTATGTGGATGGGAAGCTGTTCACTACGTTAAAGGGCGACAGGATCGTCGAGGAGTTCCAGGCGATTCTTGATGAGTATGTCGAGAAACGGTATGGGCGGGTGCTGGTCGAGGCATAA
- a CDS encoding glycosyltransferase: MPHSLQSVLTALAWLIALAWLWKAITAARGIPQLPNLCDPQYNLTPTGSPTITVIVPARNESADITATLESLLNQDYPNLQILAVNDRSTDTTGTLMDGLSAQHPQKLRTLHITELPPGWLGKTHAMALAARHAIAIHHPDYLLFTDADIVFHREVIRRSLAHAVATQADHFVTFPTPLIKTPGEGMLLGYLQVMGLWATRPWRAADPKSIRDSIGIGAFNLLRTPVYQQLGGFDALRMEILEDLTLARRVKQAGLRQRVVIAPGMVTLHWAAGAMGIVNVMTKNLYAVFRFRTSFLLLTCLWLTLFCLGPIVFLALPETRTPAILTLVAIIILYIFSSRHSRISPWYATLFPAGATLFLYSILRSVITTLKAGGVTWRGTFYPLTELRKNATPLR, translated from the coding sequence TTGCCCCACTCCCTTCAATCCGTCCTCACAGCCTTGGCATGGCTCATCGCGCTCGCCTGGCTCTGGAAGGCCATCACCGCAGCCCGAGGTATACCCCAGCTCCCCAACCTCTGCGACCCGCAATACAACCTGACCCCCACCGGCAGCCCTACCATCACCGTCATCGTCCCCGCCCGCAACGAGTCCGCCGACATCACCGCCACCCTCGAATCCCTTCTCAACCAGGACTATCCCAACCTGCAAATCCTCGCCGTCAACGACCGCTCCACCGACACCACCGGCACCCTCATGGACGGCCTCTCCGCCCAGCACCCTCAAAAACTCCGCACACTCCACATCACCGAACTCCCCCCCGGATGGCTAGGCAAGACCCACGCCATGGCCCTCGCCGCACGCCACGCCATCGCTATTCACCACCCCGACTACCTCCTATTTACTGACGCCGACATCGTCTTCCACCGCGAAGTCATCCGCCGATCCCTGGCCCACGCTGTAGCAACCCAGGCCGACCACTTCGTCACCTTCCCCACCCCCCTCATCAAAACCCCCGGCGAAGGAATGCTCCTTGGCTACCTCCAGGTCATGGGCCTCTGGGCCACCCGCCCCTGGCGAGCCGCCGACCCCAAATCCATCCGCGACTCCATCGGCATAGGAGCCTTCAACCTCCTTCGCACACCCGTCTACCAACAACTCGGCGGCTTCGACGCCCTCCGCATGGAGATACTCGAAGACCTCACCCTGGCTCGTCGCGTCAAACAAGCCGGCCTCCGCCAGCGAGTCGTCATCGCTCCCGGCATGGTCACCCTCCACTGGGCCGCCGGAGCCATGGGCATCGTCAACGTCATGACGAAAAATCTCTATGCCGTCTTCCGTTTCCGTACTTCGTTCCTTCTGCTTACCTGTCTCTGGCTCACCCTCTTTTGCCTCGGCCCCATAGTCTTCCTGGCCCTCCCAGAGACCCGCACACCCGCCATCCTTACCCTGGTCGCAATCATCATCCTCTACATATTCTCCAGCCGCCACTCCAGAATCTCCCCTTGGTACGCCACCCTCTTCCCAGCTGGAGCCACCCTCTTCCTCTACTCCATCCTCCGTTCCGTCATTACCACCCTCAAAGCTGGAGGCGTGACCTGGCGAGGAACCTTCTACCCCCTAACCGAGCTCCGCAAAAACGCCACACCCCTCCGCTAG
- a CDS encoding ABC transporter permease — protein MLQELRFAFRMLWKQPVFSLIAALTLALGIGATSAVFSLIQAILLTPPPYQKPEKLVLIPAARTDGQKMDSPRGWAAEQWMEWQKEGKSFEGIAAYDWTFNFLIRNDGSQSMQGMNITKDYLRVMGLRPVVGRGFEDSDFAQGPVKAIALGYEFWQRALGGDKDIVGKTVRISRWDVQTVIGVMEPGVRFLPSPGAAKEPNYDVNATVDFWMPAHPDPKHLKESSWNVVARLRDGATPQQAQRELAVLTAREAHDEKQFDGFVPQLEPVTDEMNRDGKRILLPLLGAATLVLLIACGNAAALLLVRGLQRQQEYAVRIAMGMGRAGLLRQVLTESLLLALIGGAFGVGLAFGAVRLFKAIAGHAVPRLDGVTAGWTVLAWGLGTALLAAFFAGVIPALRAFRLDPMEALKDAGPKGTAGIGERRLLRGVAMLQTALTLALLVGAGLLIRTMVKIANVPSGFNTSRILTMSVTDVQSWSTWGSFHRQALERVAAIPGVQYAAFAWGVPLTGNNWPATLEIEGQPPAVKESDKTALPLRAVTPDYFKLMGMAQIEGRQFRSTDDNKAPNVAIVNQAFARRYFPQGNAIGKKFWLNGRDKAGTEIVGEIANGRTDDLTQEASPEIYLSLWQASAFSKHLVVRTTADPRAAVLAVEHELRSVDPTAAIENVKTLEQIRDESLASRTFAMHLLTGFSVVGSALTLVGIYGMLSLSVVSRRRELAIRSAVGAQQKDIRRLIFGEGFRLIAGGVLMGTALAIVLSRVLRSFLFEVQPSDPATLIVVSALFLGVGLLACWMPVWRAGKVDPLEALRYE, from the coding sequence ATGTTGCAAGAGTTGCGGTTTGCATTTCGGATGCTGTGGAAGCAGCCGGTTTTCAGCCTGATCGCCGCGCTGACCCTGGCGCTGGGAATTGGGGCTACGTCTGCGGTCTTCAGTTTGATTCAGGCCATATTGCTTACACCGCCGCCGTATCAGAAGCCGGAGAAACTTGTGCTGATTCCCGCAGCGCGCACCGATGGACAGAAGATGGACAGCCCGCGCGGCTGGGCCGCCGAACAGTGGATGGAGTGGCAGAAGGAAGGCAAGTCGTTCGAGGGAATCGCAGCGTATGACTGGACCTTTAATTTTTTGATCCGCAATGATGGCAGCCAATCCATGCAGGGAATGAATATAACCAAAGACTATCTTCGGGTGATGGGGCTGAGGCCGGTGGTGGGACGCGGCTTCGAGGATTCAGATTTCGCGCAAGGGCCAGTGAAGGCGATTGCACTGGGGTACGAGTTTTGGCAGCGGGCGTTGGGCGGCGATAAGGACATTGTTGGGAAGACGGTCCGCATCAGTCGATGGGATGTGCAAACCGTGATCGGAGTGATGGAACCGGGAGTGCGATTTCTGCCATCGCCAGGAGCAGCAAAGGAGCCTAATTACGACGTCAATGCGACGGTGGATTTCTGGATGCCAGCGCATCCGGACCCAAAGCATCTGAAAGAGTCGTCTTGGAACGTCGTCGCGCGGCTGCGGGACGGAGCGACTCCGCAACAGGCACAACGGGAACTAGCAGTACTAACGGCGAGAGAGGCGCACGACGAGAAGCAGTTTGACGGGTTCGTGCCGCAACTGGAGCCGGTAACGGACGAGATGAACCGGGATGGGAAGCGGATTCTGCTGCCGCTGTTAGGCGCAGCGACGTTGGTGCTGTTAATAGCTTGTGGGAACGCTGCAGCTCTCCTGCTGGTGCGTGGGCTGCAAAGGCAACAAGAGTACGCCGTGCGGATCGCGATGGGGATGGGCCGCGCAGGTCTTCTAAGGCAAGTCCTGACAGAGAGCCTGCTGCTCGCGCTGATCGGCGGGGCATTTGGAGTAGGGCTCGCCTTCGGCGCCGTAAGGCTGTTCAAGGCGATCGCGGGACATGCCGTTCCGCGGCTGGATGGAGTGACAGCTGGCTGGACAGTTTTAGCTTGGGGACTTGGAACCGCACTGCTCGCAGCCTTTTTCGCCGGAGTCATTCCGGCGCTGCGAGCATTTCGGCTCGATCCAATGGAAGCGCTGAAAGACGCCGGACCAAAAGGGACGGCAGGAATTGGAGAAAGGAGGTTGCTACGCGGAGTCGCGATGCTCCAGACAGCGTTAACGCTCGCGCTGCTGGTGGGTGCGGGGTTGCTCATTCGCACCATGGTGAAGATCGCAAACGTTCCGTCGGGATTCAACACCAGTCGAATATTGACGATGAGTGTCACGGACGTTCAGAGCTGGTCAACCTGGGGTAGCTTTCATCGGCAGGCGCTGGAGCGCGTTGCTGCAATTCCGGGTGTGCAGTACGCGGCATTCGCATGGGGTGTGCCGCTGACGGGCAACAACTGGCCGGCGACTTTGGAGATTGAGGGCCAGCCTCCGGCGGTGAAAGAGAGCGACAAAACAGCGCTGCCGCTACGCGCGGTGACGCCCGACTATTTCAAGTTAATGGGAATGGCACAAATAGAAGGGCGGCAGTTTCGATCGACCGACGACAACAAAGCGCCAAACGTAGCCATCGTGAACCAGGCATTTGCACGCCGTTACTTTCCGCAGGGCAATGCCATCGGAAAGAAATTCTGGCTGAATGGACGAGATAAAGCTGGCACAGAAATTGTTGGAGAGATCGCGAACGGCCGAACAGATGATCTGACGCAGGAGGCGTCGCCGGAGATTTATCTGTCGCTGTGGCAAGCGAGCGCATTTTCAAAGCATCTCGTCGTACGCACAACTGCGGACCCGCGCGCGGCGGTCCTCGCGGTGGAACACGAACTGCGTTCCGTGGATCCGACGGCGGCGATCGAAAACGTGAAGACACTGGAACAGATTCGCGACGAGTCACTGGCATCGCGGACATTCGCAATGCATCTGCTGACCGGGTTTTCCGTGGTGGGAAGCGCGTTGACGCTGGTCGGAATTTACGGCATGCTTTCGCTGTCAGTGGTCTCGCGACGCCGAGAACTGGCAATTCGCAGTGCGGTGGGCGCGCAACAAAAGGACATTCGCAGGTTGATCTTCGGCGAAGGATTTCGGCTGATCGCGGGTGGCGTACTCATGGGTACAGCGCTCGCGATTGTTTTATCGCGAGTGCTGAGGTCTTTCCTGTTTGAAGTACAGCCCAGCGATCCTGCGACGTTGATCGTTGTGAGCGCGTTATTTCTAGGAGTGGGGCTCCTGGCGTGCTGGATGCCGGTGTGGCGAGCAGGAAAGGTCGATCCGCTGGAAGCGTTACGGTACGAATGA
- a CDS encoding IS110 family transposase, whose translation MKEKLRFLGLDVHAETIAVAIAELDGEVRSLGTIPNRSESIRKLIRKLGPAENLRACYEAGPTGYIVYWQLTELGIQCEVVAPTLVPVKAGDRVKTDRRDAEKLARCYRSGDLTAVWVPDEGSEALRDLVRAREAAKQDQMRARHRLSKFLLRSGQRPPSGVRPWTRPYLIWVAQLRFTQIAQESTRQDYLHEVEHMRERVARLEQAITEAVKLASPALQQVINDLQALRGIADISAVTIAAELGQVSRFDSARQLMGYCGAVPSEDSSGRRTRRGGITKTGNAHLRRIVIEAAWSYRRPPCIWYGLRRRQESISEEAKEIAWKAQHRLHKRYMKLGAAGKDQRKIVTAVARELLGFIWAIGIRAEAISKQRIAA comes from the coding sequence ATGAAGGAGAAGTTACGATTTTTGGGTTTGGATGTCCACGCCGAGACGATTGCCGTAGCGATTGCAGAGCTGGATGGCGAAGTGCGGAGCCTGGGAACGATTCCGAACCGAAGCGAGTCGATACGCAAGCTGATCAGGAAGCTTGGCCCAGCAGAGAACTTGCGAGCCTGTTATGAGGCGGGACCGACGGGCTACATCGTGTACTGGCAGCTGACGGAACTGGGCATTCAGTGCGAGGTTGTGGCACCCACGCTGGTGCCGGTAAAGGCGGGTGATCGGGTAAAGACGGATCGGCGCGATGCTGAGAAGTTGGCACGCTGTTATCGATCCGGAGATCTGACGGCGGTGTGGGTTCCGGATGAAGGTTCTGAGGCCTTGCGGGATTTAGTGCGCGCCCGCGAAGCGGCCAAGCAAGATCAGATGCGAGCGCGGCATCGGCTGAGCAAGTTTCTTCTTCGCTCAGGCCAGCGTCCACCGTCCGGGGTTCGGCCATGGACACGTCCCTATCTGATCTGGGTTGCGCAGCTACGTTTCACACAAATCGCTCAGGAGTCCACGCGGCAGGACTATCTGCACGAGGTCGAGCACATGCGGGAACGAGTAGCGCGTCTGGAGCAGGCCATCACGGAGGCGGTGAAGCTAGCCTCGCCCGCGTTACAACAAGTCATCAACGATCTACAGGCACTGCGCGGTATCGCAGATATCTCGGCTGTGACCATTGCTGCCGAGTTGGGTCAGGTATCCCGCTTCGACAGTGCCCGACAACTGATGGGCTATTGCGGAGCTGTACCCAGCGAGGATTCCAGTGGCAGGCGAACCAGGCGTGGCGGCATCACCAAGACCGGTAACGCGCACCTGCGCCGAATCGTCATAGAAGCCGCATGGAGCTATCGTCGTCCACCCTGTATCTGGTACGGATTGCGCAGACGACAGGAGAGCATCTCCGAAGAGGCGAAAGAGATTGCGTGGAAGGCGCAACACCGGCTGCACAAGCGGTATATGAAACTGGGTGCAGCCGGCAAGGACCAGAGGAAGATAGTCACGGCAGTTGCCCGTGAACTGCTGGGCTTTATCTGGGCCATTGGAATCAGAGCAGAGGCTATTTCCAAGCAGCGGATCGCGGCCTGA
- a CDS encoding DUF899 family protein — translation MNITFPGESSEYRAARNRLLDEEINLRRAMESVAAARRNLPPGGPIPEDYVFDALDSTGILIKIKLSQLFGPGQDSLVIYNFMFPRQPQDERPAPTQGATAQLKREDTPCPSCTALLDSLDRTAKHLVDAGLNFVVIAKAPIDRIVTYARERGWSNLRLLSAANNNFKRDYHAESPEGFQLPLITVFRRDGDQVRHFWTSEMLFAPSDPGQDPRHNGTIEQIWNLFDFTPEGRPASWHEQVDYDCCHHDTKTYDDLRLITS, via the coding sequence ATGAACATTACCTTCCCCGGAGAATCCTCGGAATACCGTGCAGCTCGCAACCGCCTCCTCGATGAAGAGATCAACCTCCGCCGCGCCATGGAATCCGTGGCCGCCGCCCGCCGCAATCTGCCTCCCGGCGGCCCCATCCCCGAGGACTACGTCTTCGACGCCCTCGACTCCACAGGCATCCTCATCAAAATCAAGCTCTCCCAGCTCTTCGGTCCCGGCCAAGACTCGCTCGTCATCTACAACTTCATGTTCCCGCGTCAACCACAGGACGAGCGCCCCGCCCCCACCCAGGGTGCGACCGCTCAACTCAAGCGCGAAGACACTCCATGCCCCTCCTGCACAGCCCTGCTCGACTCGCTCGACCGCACCGCCAAACACCTAGTAGACGCCGGCCTCAACTTCGTCGTCATCGCCAAAGCCCCCATCGACCGCATCGTCACTTACGCACGCGAACGCGGCTGGAGCAACCTCCGTCTCCTCTCCGCCGCCAACAACAACTTCAAGCGCGACTACCACGCCGAGTCGCCCGAAGGCTTCCAACTCCCTCTCATCACCGTCTTCCGTCGCGACGGCGACCAGGTCCGCCACTTCTGGACCTCCGAGATGCTCTTCGCCCCATCCGACCCAGGACAGGATCCTCGACACAACGGCACGATCGAACAGATCTGGAATCTCTTCGACTTCACCCCCGAAGGCCGCCCCGCCAGCTGGCACGAGCAGGTCGATTACGACTGCTGCCACCACGACACCAAAACCTACGACGACTTACGACTCATCACCTCTTAG
- a CDS encoding aldo/keto reductase: MVDGCLKRLRTDHIDLFYQHRIDPNVPIEDVAGAVKELIEAGKVLHFGLSEASPSTIRKAHAVQPVAALQTEYSLMNRDPESNGLLATCEELGIGFVPWGPMGMGYLTQKLDVQTAFDPKSDLRSTFDRFQPETIAANKPFVDRVTELARTKGATTAQLSLAWLLAQKPFIVPIPGTGKVKHLQENIESTKLVLTADDLKDMDRALAELKVHGGRMNEQQMSVVEQ, from the coding sequence ATGGTGGACGGATGTCTCAAGCGTCTCCGGACAGACCACATCGATCTCTTCTATCAACATCGGATCGATCCCAATGTCCCGATTGAGGATGTCGCAGGCGCTGTGAAAGAGCTTATCGAGGCAGGCAAGGTACTGCATTTCGGCCTCTCGGAAGCGAGTCCCAGCACGATTCGGAAAGCGCACGCGGTTCAGCCCGTTGCTGCGCTTCAGACAGAGTATTCATTGATGAATCGCGACCCTGAAAGCAATGGATTGCTTGCGACGTGCGAGGAGTTGGGGATCGGCTTCGTGCCATGGGGGCCGATGGGCATGGGCTATCTGACGCAGAAGCTAGACGTACAAACCGCTTTCGATCCGAAGTCAGATCTGCGGTCGACCTTCGACCGCTTCCAGCCGGAAACCATTGCAGCGAATAAGCCTTTCGTGGACCGCGTCACTGAGCTTGCCAGAACGAAAGGCGCCACGACCGCGCAACTCTCGCTCGCTTGGCTGTTGGCTCAAAAGCCCTTCATCGTTCCGATCCCAGGCACAGGAAAGGTCAAGCATCTTCAGGAAAATATCGAATCCACCAAGCTCGTTTTGACTGCGGACGACCTGAAGGATATGGACAGAGCACTAGCCGAGTTGAAAGTGCATGGCGGTCGTATGAACGAGCAACAGATGAGCGTCGTGGAGCAGTGA